One genomic window of Gloeocapsa sp. DLM2.Bin57 includes the following:
- a CDS encoding conjugative relaxase: MLTMKNIKSEQAQHYFSKGYYERGRWFGKGAQNLNLAKYIENKEEFDALLEGYSPDRKKSLMARRINPDKHRAAIDCTFSAPKSISLQALIGGDDRLIDAHRKAVEEALQLMESRYAQTRIYRTGKPRQKVQTKCLAIAQFDHIETRDLDPHLHTHCVVMNFTQADDKKWRSLSNDAIYTNQKLLGMVYQHKLACTVQQLGYQTIPLGNGQFEIVGYDKKELEAFSKRRQKILSVTGKNANYKQRNKAWNITRNKKYLVQPEKLKALWKQEGKIIKLKLNVPSLTQKLAPLNTFEQYISAGIEHHSKRSLFLKIEDIERYVLERAKPVALEEVTKNIVIYPKLIKIDAKNYTTESALKLELATLKLMLEEKEKIEPLISEEELNETLSEKGLKERQQLAILRSLGGKDRFTAWRVLTNQTKWKALKAVKEIAQEKGYQVRGIARDYEADSLKTEVEMETMQLHQLDEKIISGEIGKNEIWIVTQADKLTNKEVFDLFTSSFVLKAKVIMVGQLRERNSFSNIFKSLQQVGMTINFLDEPLIERKTRLLWGLELIGKGDVPSGIEYLQSFNNRNPNSLKTLKNSEYSTQQEMAL, from the coding sequence ATGCTTACCATGAAAAATATAAAATCAGAACAAGCTCAGCATTACTTTTCCAAAGGTTACTATGAGCGAGGGAGATGGTTTGGAAAAGGTGCTCAAAATCTCAATCTTGCAAAATATATAGAGAATAAAGAAGAATTTGACGCTCTACTCGAAGGATATTCTCCTGATAGAAAAAAGAGTCTAATGGCGCGCAGAATAAATCCTGACAAGCATAGAGCTGCCATAGACTGTACCTTTAGTGCACCTAAAAGTATTAGTTTACAAGCGTTAATAGGTGGAGATGATAGGCTTATAGATGCTCATAGAAAAGCTGTAGAAGAAGCTCTCCAATTAATGGAGTCAAGATATGCTCAAACCCGAATTTATAGAACAGGTAAACCAAGACAAAAAGTACAAACTAAATGTTTAGCCATCGCTCAATTTGACCACATCGAAACCAGAGATTTAGATCCTCATCTACACACTCACTGCGTGGTGATGAACTTTACTCAAGCAGATGATAAAAAGTGGCGCAGTCTCTCCAATGATGCTATCTATACAAATCAAAAGCTACTGGGGATGGTTTATCAACATAAATTAGCTTGCACAGTGCAACAATTAGGATATCAAACAATCCCTTTAGGTAATGGTCAATTTGAAATAGTTGGCTATGATAAAAAAGAGCTAGAAGCTTTCTCAAAGCGAAGACAAAAGATACTATCGGTAACAGGTAAAAATGCTAACTACAAGCAAAGGAATAAAGCGTGGAATATAACAAGAAATAAAAAATATCTAGTTCAACCAGAAAAGCTAAAAGCCTTATGGAAACAAGAAGGGAAAATAATCAAACTTAAATTAAATGTACCAAGTTTAACTCAAAAACTAGCACCACTGAATACATTTGAACAATATATTAGCGCCGGAATTGAACATCATTCCAAACGTTCTCTATTTCTCAAGATTGAGGATATAGAGCGCTATGTACTAGAAAGAGCCAAACCAGTAGCACTAGAAGAAGTAACAAAAAACATAGTAATCTACCCCAAGCTAATCAAAATCGATGCTAAAAATTACACCACAGAATCAGCCTTAAAACTGGAACTTGCTACTCTCAAGTTGATGTTAGAGGAGAAAGAAAAAATAGAACCTTTAATATCGGAAGAAGAATTAAACGAAACCCTATCAGAAAAAGGGCTAAAGGAAAGACAACAACTAGCTATCTTAAGAAGTTTAGGAGGTAAAGATAGATTTACTGCTTGGCGCGTCTTAACAAATCAAACCAAATGGAAAGCTTTAAAAGCAGTCAAAGAAATAGCCCAAGAAAAAGGATATCAAGTTCGGGGAATAGCTAGGGATTATGAAGCAGATTCACTAAAAACAGAAGTCGAGATGGAAACAATGCAACTGCACCAACTAGACGAAAAAATTATTTCTGGTGAAATTGGTAAAAATGAAATCTGGATAGTAACCCAAGCAGATAAACTGACTAATAAAGAAGTTTTTGACCTATTTACTAGCTCTTTCGTTTTAAAAGCAAAAGTGATTATGGTTGGACAACTAAGAGAAAGAAATTCATTTAGTAATATATTCAAATCTCTACAGCAAGTAGGTATGACTATAAATTTTCTGGATGAACCACTCATTGAACGCAAAACCAGACTACTTTGGGGCTTAGAACTTATTGGTAAAGGAGATGTACCTTCTGGAATTGAATATCTGCAAAGCTTCAATAACCGAAATCCGAACTCACTAAAAACCTTAAAAAATAGTGAGTATTCAACCCAGCAGGAAATGGCTTTATAG